A region from the Methanothermobacter sp. genome encodes:
- a CDS encoding 50S ribosomal protein L34e: MPELRYRSRSYKRIFKRTPGGRTVIHYRRKKPSKHVCAGCGKPLHGVPRGRPYEIRKLSKSKKRPNRPYGGYYCSSCARKVFKKEARS, encoded by the coding sequence ATGCCAGAGTTAAGATACAGATCCAGATCATATAAGAGAATCTTCAAGAGAACTCCTGGAGGAAGGACGGTTATACATTACCGCAGAAAGAAACCATCAAAGCATGTATGTGCTGGCTGCGGAAAGCCACTCCATGGTGTTCCAAGAGGAAGACCCTACGAGATAAGAAAACTCTCAAAATCCAAGAAGAGACCCAACAGACCATACGGTGGTTACTACTGTTCAAGCTGCGCACGCAAAGTCTTTAAGAAAGAGGCAAGGTCATAA
- the rpmD gene encoding 50S ribosomal protein L30 — protein sequence MLAVVRVRGSAGVRRDIADTMEMLRLNRINHAVLVEDTPSYLGMLQKAKDYITWGEIDQETLTAMIAKRARIIGGERLTDEYIKEKTEYDSVEEFAGAVFRGEVKLEDAGIKPVFRLHPPRKGYEAIKKSFNEGGSLGYRGEKINDLLKRMI from the coding sequence ATGTTAGCAGTAGTAAGGGTAAGGGGATCAGCGGGTGTCCGAAGGGACATAGCTGACACCATGGAGATGTTAAGACTCAACAGGATAAACCACGCAGTACTGGTTGAGGACACACCCAGCTACCTTGGCATGCTCCAGAAGGCCAAGGACTACATAACCTGGGGTGAAATTGACCAGGAAACCCTGACAGCCATGATAGCCAAGAGGGCAAGAATCATCGGAGGGGAAAGGTTAACCGATGAATACATAAAGGAAAAAACAGAGTATGATTCAGTGGAAGAATTTGCAGGGGCTGTATTCAGGGGTGAGGTTAAACTTGAGGATGCAGGAATAAAACCTGTGTTCAGGTTACACCCACCACGAAAGGGATATGAGGCCATAAAAAAGTCCTTCAATGAGGGCGGAAGCCTCGGATACCGTGGAGAGAAGATAAATGACCTCTTGAAGAGGATGATCTAA
- a CDS encoding EMC3/TMCO1 family protein — protein MVLEVVYGALNAVFGPFIAMDPNPQNPILTVFLISAIVAFIITLANKLLVDQERLEELKAEMQEFQQEMMEARKKNDMQALEEIQKKQMEFMDKQREMMTMSFKPMIVTFVPIILVFYWMGQEPHIVNTLVILPQVAYYVLLVPLWHMFYGMPPNAPSYAIGWLGWYILCSFAMSQIFRKFMGLKGGM, from the coding sequence ATGGTGCTTGAAGTCGTATACGGGGCACTGAACGCTGTATTCGGTCCATTTATTGCAATGGACCCGAATCCACAGAACCCCATCCTCACGGTATTCCTGATATCAGCAATAGTGGCCTTTATCATAACACTGGCAAACAAATTGCTTGTGGACCAGGAAAGGCTCGAAGAACTTAAAGCTGAAATGCAGGAGTTCCAGCAGGAGATGATGGAGGCAAGAAAGAAGAATGACATGCAGGCGCTTGAGGAGATCCAGAAAAAACAGATGGAGTTCATGGACAAACAGCGCGAAATGATGACCATGTCATTCAAGCCAATGATAGTCACATTCGTACCCATAATCCTTGTCTTCTACTGGATGGGACAGGAACCGCACATAGTCAATACACTGGTGATATTGCCCCAGGTTGCATACTATGTCCTCCTTGTCCCCCTGTGGCACATGTTCTATGGCATGCCACCAAACGCCCCATCCTATGCCATAGGATGGCTTGGCTGGTACATCTTATGCTCCTTTGCAATGTCCCAGATATTCAGAAAGTTCATGGGACTTAAAGGTGGAATGTAA
- a CDS encoding 50S ribosomal protein L14e yields the protein MAAIEVGRVCVKTAGREAGEKCVILDIIDKNFVEVVGVNVKNRRCNIGHLEPTEKKIEIKSDDIDEIKKELEALE from the coding sequence ATGGCAGCAATAGAAGTTGGAAGAGTATGTGTGAAAACCGCAGGTAGAGAAGCCGGTGAAAAATGCGTGATACTTGATATCATCGACAAAAACTTCGTTGAAGTTGTGGGTGTCAATGTTAAGAACAGGAGGTGTAACATAGGACACCTTGAACCAACAGAGAAAAAAATAGAGATCAAATCCGATGATATCGATGAAATAAAGAAGGAACTTGAAGCCCTTGAATAA
- a CDS encoding uL15m family ribosomal protein, with product MIRKRRKITRMRGSRTVGGGCSKKRRGAGHRGGRGQAGGHKHHWTWIVKYDPKHFGKYGFKRPQKLIKRLETVNLAYIDERIPDLLEKGIASEEDGMVVLDVRDLGFEKVLGSGRITRPVHIKALEFSENAVEKITEAGGKAEVIE from the coding sequence ATGATCCGAAAAAGACGAAAGATCACAAGGATGAGGGGCTCACGCACCGTGGGTGGAGGATGCTCCAAGAAGAGAAGGGGAGCAGGTCACCGCGGAGGCAGAGGACAGGCAGGTGGACACAAACACCACTGGACATGGATCGTCAAGTACGACCCGAAACACTTTGGAAAGTACGGCTTCAAAAGGCCCCAGAAACTCATAAAGAGGCTGGAAACAGTCAACCTTGCCTACATAGACGAAAGGATTCCTGACCTCCTTGAGAAGGGAATCGCATCTGAAGAGGACGGGATGGTGGTGCTGGATGTAAGGGACCTTGGATTTGAAAAGGTCCTTGGAAGCGGAAGGATCACACGACCCGTCCATATCAAGGCCCTTGAGTTCTCTGAGAATGCCGTTGAGAAGATCACAGAGGCCGGGGGAAAGGCTGAAGTGATAGAGTAA
- the cmk gene encoding (d)CMP kinase, whose translation MIITIGGLAGTGTTTVARILSERTGIPCVSAGDVFRQMAAERKLDILEFSKLAEENPEIDIEIDRRQARLADEHEDLILEGRLSAHFARADLKVLLMAPFDVRAQRISIRESKDLETVKNEIRIREASEAHRYREIHGIDVDDLEVYDIVINTSHFDAEGVAEIILKVTEVI comes from the coding sequence ATGATCATAACCATCGGTGGTCTGGCCGGCACTGGCACAACAACCGTTGCCAGGATTCTGTCTGAGAGGACCGGGATACCCTGTGTATCTGCAGGTGATGTCTTCAGGCAGATGGCTGCTGAGAGGAAACTTGACATACTGGAGTTCAGCAAACTCGCAGAGGAGAATCCAGAGATAGACATAGAGATCGACAGGAGACAGGCCAGACTTGCAGATGAACATGAGGACCTCATACTTGAGGGAAGACTCTCTGCACACTTTGCAAGGGCGGATCTGAAGGTCCTGCTGATGGCACCCTTTGATGTGAGGGCACAGCGAATAAGTATCCGGGAATCCAAGGACCTGGAGACGGTCAAGAATGAGATCCGGATACGTGAGGCCAGTGAAGCCCACAGGTACAGGGAGATTCACGGTATAGATGTGGATGACCTTGAGGTATACGACATTGTGATAAACACCAGCCATTTTGACGCTGAAGGCGTGGCTGAAATCATACTAAAAGTTACCGAGGTGATTTAA
- a CDS encoding DNA-directed RNA polymerase subunit K, whose amino-acid sequence MASKKLTRFERARLIGARALQISMGARPQVDIEDSLDPVDIARKELEKKVMPLDVRRDK is encoded by the coding sequence ATGGCGTCAAAAAAACTCACACGTTTTGAAAGGGCTAGGTTGATAGGTGCCAGGGCACTCCAGATATCAATGGGTGCAAGACCCCAGGTTGATATTGAGGATTCACTGGACCCCGTTGATATAGCCAGGAAGGAACTTGAAAAGAAGGTAATGCCACTGGATGTTAGAAGAGACAAATAA
- the rpsE gene encoding 30S ribosomal protein S5, which produces MNFNMEEWEPRTNLGRLVKEGVITSIDEIFEEGHPIMELEIIDALLPDLEEEVIDVNLVQRMHKSGRKVNFRVIVAVGNRDGYVGLGQGKAREVGPAIRKAVDDAKFNLIKVRRGCGDWGCVCGREHTVPFKVSGKSGSVRVTLIPAPGGVGLAIGDVGKTIMRLAGIDDVWSHTRGQTQTTVNFARATFDALKQLSKVKASEKDLKNLGVCST; this is translated from the coding sequence ATGAACTTCAACATGGAGGAATGGGAGCCAAGGACCAACCTTGGACGCCTTGTGAAGGAGGGTGTCATAACAAGTATCGATGAGATCTTTGAAGAGGGACACCCAATAATGGAACTTGAGATAATCGATGCACTGCTTCCTGACCTCGAGGAGGAGGTCATTGACGTTAACCTTGTCCAGAGGATGCACAAATCAGGAAGGAAGGTCAACTTCAGGGTCATAGTTGCAGTGGGCAACAGGGATGGATACGTTGGACTCGGACAGGGCAAGGCCAGAGAGGTTGGACCTGCAATCAGGAAGGCAGTTGACGATGCAAAATTCAACCTTATAAAGGTCAGAAGAGGCTGCGGTGACTGGGGATGTGTCTGCGGAAGGGAACACACGGTACCCTTCAAGGTCTCAGGTAAGAGTGGAAGTGTCCGCGTAACCCTCATACCAGCACCGGGTGGCGTTGGACTTGCAATAGGTGACGTTGGCAAGACCATAATGAGGCTTGCAGGTATAGATGATGTCTGGTCACATACACGTGGACAGACACAGACCACAGTCAACTTTGCCAGGGCAACCTTCGATGCCCTCAAACAGCTGAGCAAGGTAAAGGCAAGCGAAAAGGACCTTAAAAATCTGGGTGTTTGCAGTACCTGA
- a CDS encoding RNA-guided pseudouridylation complex pseudouridine synthase subunit Cbf5, with product MAEFIELKESSTDPAYGCPPHERDIETHISYGVVNLDKPSGPTSHQVDVWVRDILHAEKVGHGGTLDPKVTGVLPLGINRATRVMQLLLEAPKEYVCLMRVHREVDEDRIKEVLGEFQGKIFQIPPLKSAVKRELRVRTIYDVNILEIDGQDVLFRIACEAGTYVRKYCHDVGEALGTGAHMAELRRTRVGPFTEEGLVTLHDLKDAYQFWVEDGDERFLRECILPMEFAVSHLPRAVILDSAVDAICHGADLARGGIAGLDDNIKKGDTVAVMTLKGELVAVGEALLPSLDIVAAESGLVIETHKVFMKPGTYPRMWRRSP from the coding sequence ATGGCAGAATTCATAGAGTTAAAGGAGTCAAGTACAGACCCTGCATATGGGTGCCCGCCCCATGAGAGGGACATTGAAACCCATATATCCTATGGCGTTGTTAACCTTGATAAACCATCTGGTCCCACCTCCCATCAGGTGGATGTATGGGTCCGGGACATTCTCCACGCAGAGAAGGTGGGGCATGGGGGCACACTGGACCCCAAGGTTACAGGTGTTCTTCCCCTGGGCATAAACAGGGCAACAAGGGTCATGCAGCTCCTCCTTGAGGCCCCCAAGGAATACGTATGCCTCATGAGGGTTCACAGGGAGGTGGATGAGGACAGGATAAAGGAGGTACTTGGGGAGTTTCAGGGAAAGATCTTCCAGATACCCCCCCTCAAGTCAGCTGTTAAAAGGGAGCTCCGTGTAAGGACCATCTATGATGTTAATATACTTGAGATTGATGGCCAGGATGTTCTCTTCAGGATAGCTTGTGAGGCAGGGACCTACGTAAGGAAGTACTGTCATGATGTGGGAGAGGCCCTTGGTACAGGGGCCCATATGGCTGAACTCAGACGGACACGTGTGGGTCCCTTCACAGAGGAGGGCCTGGTAACACTCCATGACCTCAAGGACGCCTACCAGTTCTGGGTTGAGGATGGGGATGAAAGATTCCTGAGGGAATGCATTCTACCAATGGAATTTGCAGTATCCCATCTCCCCCGTGCCGTCATCCTTGACTCTGCAGTTGATGCAATATGCCATGGTGCTGACCTTGCACGTGGGGGCATAGCAGGGCTGGATGATAACATAAAGAAGGGCGACACAGTTGCGGTGATGACCCTTAAGGGGGAACTTGTGGCTGTTGGTGAGGCACTGCTGCCATCCCTTGACATTGTGGCCGCAGAGAGCGGCCTTGTTATTGAAACACATAAGGTTTTCATGAAGCCTGGAACCTATCCCCGGATGTGGCGCCGGTCCCCCTAG
- a CDS encoding 30S ribosomal protein S13: MEEEFKHMVRIARKDIDGNKTLENALTSIKGVGKALSRAIIMSAGYDLNQRIGYLSDEEIERLEEAIKNPAKYNIPSWMLNRRNDYETGEDKHLIESDLDMCLREDLNRMKKTRSYKGRRHELGLPVRGQRTKSTFRKGSSVGVRRKKR; encoded by the coding sequence ATGGAAGAAGAATTCAAACATATGGTTCGTATTGCCAGAAAGGACATTGATGGTAATAAGACCCTGGAAAATGCTCTTACAAGTATAAAGGGCGTTGGAAAGGCTCTTTCAAGGGCAATAATCATGTCAGCAGGATATGATCTTAACCAGAGGATAGGTTACCTTTCAGATGAGGAAATAGAGAGGCTTGAAGAGGCCATAAAGAACCCTGCAAAGTACAATATCCCATCATGGATGCTAAACAGGCGTAACGATTATGAGACCGGTGAGGACAAGCACCTCATAGAATCAGACCTTGACATGTGCCTCAGAGAGGACCTCAACCGTATGAAGAAAACAAGAAGCTACAAGGGAAGAAGACACGAACTTGGATTACCTGTCAGGGGACAGAGGACAAAGTCCACGTTCAGGAAGGGCTCCTCAGTTGGTGTGAGAAGGAAGAAAAGGTAG
- the secY gene encoding preprotein translocase subunit SecY: MEQLKEKFEPIFSVLPQVKSPDYRVPFREKLKWTGIILVLYFFLAQIPLYGLSPRAVDQFAQLRAVLAGNFGSILTLGIGPIVSASIILQLLVGGKILKLDLSKHEDRAFFQGLQKLLAIVFTFFEALIFVLTGSLAPSAPQFVWILILQLTIGGILIIFLDEVVSKWGFGSGVGLFIAAGVSQEIIVGAFNPLSAPTQPGVPAGRITGFLYLLFTGQSPDFQYYVLPVLALIGVFLVVVYAESMRVEIPISMGGGKRLSRGAVGKYPLRFIYASNMPVILTSALLLNVQLMANVFQKLGYPILGTVSNGQAVDGLAYLLTAPRSIDALILDPFKVLFYAVVFIGLCVLFAWLWVEISNIGPKHVAKQLYQMGMQIPGFRSSRGQFEKILKRYIPTITILGGAFVGLLAFVADLTGSLGGGTGVLLTVGIVYRLYEEIAQEQLMDMHPILRSFLGD; the protein is encoded by the coding sequence GTGGAGCAGTTGAAGGAAAAATTTGAGCCCATATTCTCAGTCCTGCCACAGGTAAAATCACCTGACTACAGGGTACCCTTCAGGGAAAAACTCAAATGGACAGGCATAATCCTTGTCCTATACTTCTTCCTCGCCCAGATACCACTCTACGGTTTAAGTCCGAGGGCTGTGGATCAGTTTGCCCAGCTGAGGGCTGTTCTTGCAGGAAACTTTGGTTCAATACTCACACTGGGTATAGGACCCATTGTGTCAGCATCAATCATACTTCAGCTCCTGGTTGGAGGTAAGATACTGAAACTGGACCTCTCGAAGCATGAGGATAGGGCCTTTTTCCAGGGACTGCAGAAGCTCCTTGCCATAGTATTCACATTCTTTGAGGCACTGATCTTTGTACTGACAGGGTCACTGGCACCCTCAGCCCCCCAGTTTGTCTGGATACTCATACTGCAGCTCACCATTGGAGGAATACTCATAATATTCCTCGATGAGGTTGTATCCAAATGGGGTTTTGGTAGCGGTGTTGGACTTTTCATTGCAGCAGGCGTATCACAGGAGATAATTGTAGGTGCCTTCAACCCCCTCTCTGCACCCACCCAGCCAGGGGTACCCGCCGGTAGAATAACAGGTTTCCTCTACCTCCTCTTCACAGGGCAGAGCCCTGACTTCCAGTACTACGTCCTCCCTGTACTGGCCCTCATTGGGGTTTTCCTCGTCGTGGTCTATGCTGAGAGTATGAGGGTGGAAATACCCATATCCATGGGAGGGGGTAAAAGGCTCTCAAGGGGTGCTGTTGGAAAGTACCCCCTGCGTTTCATATACGCCAGTAACATGCCCGTTATATTGACAAGCGCGCTCCTCCTGAATGTTCAGCTAATGGCAAACGTGTTCCAGAAACTTGGATACCCCATACTCGGTACTGTAAGCAATGGGCAGGCGGTTGATGGGCTCGCATATCTTCTCACAGCTCCACGCTCAATCGACGCCCTCATACTGGACCCATTCAAGGTACTGTTCTATGCGGTTGTATTCATAGGGCTCTGCGTCCTCTTTGCCTGGCTATGGGTTGAGATAAGTAACATAGGTCCAAAGCATGTTGCAAAACAGCTTTACCAGATGGGTATGCAGATTCCTGGTTTCAGGAGCAGCAGGGGGCAGTTCGAGAAGATACTGAAACGCTACATACCCACAATAACGATCCTGGGAGGGGCATTTGTCGGGCTCCTCGCATTTGTGGCTGACCTGACGGGTTCTCTTGGTGGAGGTACAGGTGTCCTTCTAACGGTGGGTATAGTTTACAGGCTCTATGAGGAGATTGCCCAGGAGCAGCTGATGGATATGCACCCCATACTCAGAAGCTTCCTGGGAGATTAG
- a CDS encoding adenylate kinase: MKVVVVAGIPGSGSTTVLENTLRELDYLNVNYGDVMLEIAREKGLVENRDQMRTLEPGVQKEIQRAAAKSIRERSLENNIIVDTHCTIKTPAGFLPGLPVWVLEELEPDMFVLVEADPEEIFTRRISDTSRNRDMESLQEIDLHQQMNRAAAMAYATLTGATVKIVKNHNNQLESAVSEMKNILE, translated from the coding sequence ATGAAGGTTGTTGTAGTTGCAGGTATACCTGGTTCAGGAAGCACGACGGTCCTTGAGAACACCCTCAGGGAGCTTGACTACCTCAATGTGAATTACGGCGATGTCATGCTTGAAATAGCCCGTGAAAAGGGACTTGTTGAAAACAGGGACCAGATGAGAACCCTTGAACCTGGAGTCCAGAAGGAGATACAGAGGGCGGCTGCGAAAAGTATAAGAGAAAGGTCACTGGAAAATAATATAATCGTCGACACACACTGCACCATAAAGACGCCTGCTGGTTTTCTGCCAGGTCTTCCAGTATGGGTTCTTGAGGAACTGGAACCTGACATGTTTGTGCTTGTGGAGGCTGATCCAGAGGAGATCTTCACAAGAAGGATTAGTGATACTTCCAGAAACAGGGATATGGAATCCCTGCAGGAGATCGACCTCCATCAGCAGATGAACAGGGCAGCTGCAATGGCCTACGCCACACTCACAGGCGCAACTGTTAAGATTGTTAAGAACCACAACAACCAGCTTGAGTCTGCAGTCAGTGAGATGAAGAACATTCTGGAGTAA
- a CDS encoding 50S ribosomal protein L18e, giving the protein MARKITKTNPNLIKLIRNLRKKSSQEGAAIWKDVARRLERPTRNRAAVNISKINRYTDENETVIVPGKVLGSGSLDHKVQVVALSFSQTARDKIEGAGGECLTLGKIVEENPTIKNIRIIE; this is encoded by the coding sequence ATGGCTAGGAAGATTACCAAGACAAATCCTAATCTCATAAAACTCATACGCAACCTCAGAAAGAAATCATCCCAGGAGGGCGCGGCGATCTGGAAGGACGTTGCAAGGAGGCTCGAAAGACCCACAAGGAACAGGGCCGCCGTTAACATTTCCAAGATAAACAGGTACACAGATGAAAATGAAACTGTAATCGTACCTGGAAAGGTCCTTGGAAGCGGTAGCCTTGACCATAAGGTTCAGGTGGTCGCCCTATCGTTTTCACAGACAGCCAGGGATAAGATAGAGGGCGCTGGTGGAGAGTGCTTGACACTCGGAAAGATCGTTGAAGAGAATCCTACCATAAAGAACATCAGGATAATAGAATAA
- the rpsD gene encoding 30S ribosomal protein S4 — protein MGHPRKARKKYDTPPHPWNAERIKEENRLVAKYGLKNKKEVWKAETMVRRYRRDARYLLGISGEHTKREREQLLGHLVRAGILNEGANLEDVLDLTVEDVLRRRLQTLVHKKGLARTVKEARQMVVHGHIALDGRKIDAPGYIVKRGEEDKIGFYPSSPMKKQIEATQDAE, from the coding sequence ATGGGACACCCACGTAAGGCAAGAAAAAAGTATGATACTCCACCTCACCCATGGAACGCTGAAAGAATAAAGGAAGAAAACAGGCTTGTGGCAAAGTACGGCCTCAAGAACAAGAAGGAAGTCTGGAAAGCAGAAACAATGGTGAGGAGATACAGGAGGGATGCAAGGTACCTCCTGGGTATATCAGGTGAACACACAAAGAGAGAGAGGGAACAGCTCCTGGGACACCTCGTGAGGGCAGGGATACTCAACGAAGGCGCAAACCTTGAGGACGTCCTTGACCTCACAGTGGAAGATGTGCTTAGGAGAAGACTCCAGACACTGGTTCACAAAAAGGGACTTGCGAGAACAGTGAAAGAAGCCAGACAGATGGTGGTTCACGGCCACATAGCCCTCGACGGCAGAAAAATAGATGCCCCAGGATACATAGTTAAAAGGGGAGAAGAGGACAAAATAGGATTTTACCCATCATCCCCAATGAAAAAACAGATCGAAGCAACCCAGGATGCTGAATAA
- a CDS encoding 30S ribosomal protein S11 — protein sequence MAEKEKWGIANIYSSFNNTIITITDITGAETITQWSGGKVVRADRQESSPFAAMEAATRAADDAKEKGIVGLHIRVRAPGGNGPRTPGPGAQAAIRALARAGMKIGKIEDVTPIPHDGTGRPGGKRGRRV from the coding sequence ATGGCTGAAAAGGAAAAATGGGGAATCGCAAATATTTACTCATCATTCAACAACACAATAATCACCATTACAGACATAACAGGCGCAGAGACCATCACACAGTGGTCCGGCGGTAAGGTTGTTAGGGCTGACCGTCAGGAGTCCTCACCCTTTGCTGCAATGGAAGCCGCAACAAGGGCGGCTGATGATGCAAAGGAGAAGGGTATCGTCGGTCTTCACATTAGGGTGAGGGCACCAGGTGGAAACGGCCCGAGAACACCAGGACCCGGTGCACAGGCAGCCATAAGGGCCCTTGCAAGGGCAGGAATGAAGATAGGCAAAATTGAGGATGTAACTCCCATACCTCATGATGGCACAGGAAGACCTGGAGGTAAGAGGGGAAGAAGGGTCTAA
- a CDS encoding 50S ribosomal protein L13: MIINGEGHILGRLASVVSQKLLEGEEVVVLNAEKIIITGSKQWAYRKYKQRIDRASISNPRRMGPKYPRRPDDIFRRTVRGMLPYRKSRGREAFKGLKAYVGVPREFKDEEMIEIPEARAGNIKKGMELGELSELLGAKF; this comes from the coding sequence ATGATCATCAATGGAGAAGGACATATTCTCGGTAGACTGGCAAGTGTGGTCAGCCAGAAACTCCTGGAAGGGGAGGAAGTGGTTGTCCTCAATGCTGAGAAAATCATAATCACAGGCTCAAAGCAGTGGGCATACAGAAAGTACAAGCAGAGGATTGACAGGGCCAGCATATCAAACCCCCGCAGAATGGGTCCAAAGTACCCTAGAAGACCCGATGACATATTCAGAAGAACCGTGAGGGGAATGCTTCCCTACAGGAAATCAAGGGGCAGAGAGGCTTTCAAGGGACTTAAGGCATATGTTGGTGTTCCAAGGGAATTCAAGGATGAAGAAATGATTGAAATACCTGAAGCAAGGGCAGGTAACATAAAGAAGGGAATGGAGCTTGGAGAACTCTCAGAACTTCTGGGTGCTAAATTCTAA
- a CDS encoding 30S ribosomal protein S9, protein MRKVVHTSGKRKTAIARGTISEGKGRVRINKVPVELYTPELARLKIMEPLKLAGDIVNDVDINIKVVGGGVVGQAEAARMVIARGLVEWTGDMDLKEKFVRYDRTMLVGDPRRSEPKKYGGRGARARRQKSYR, encoded by the coding sequence ATGAGGAAGGTTGTTCATACAAGTGGCAAAAGGAAGACTGCCATTGCAAGGGGAACCATCAGTGAAGGTAAGGGTAGAGTGAGAATCAATAAGGTGCCTGTGGAGCTCTACACACCTGAACTTGCAAGGCTCAAGATCATGGAACCACTGAAGCTGGCCGGTGATATCGTTAATGATGTGGACATAAACATCAAGGTCGTTGGAGGAGGAGTCGTAGGTCAGGCAGAGGCTGCAAGGATGGTCATAGCCAGGGGTCTTGTGGAATGGACAGGTGACATGGACCTCAAAGAGAAGTTTGTCAGGTACGACAGGACAATGCTTGTAGGGGACCCCAGGCGTTCAGAGCCCAAGAAGTACGGTGGACGCGGCGCCCGTGCAAGGAGACAGAAGAGTTACAGGTAG
- a CDS encoding DNA-directed RNA polymerase subunit N: protein MIPVRCLSCGKPVSAYFDEYQKRVADGEDPKDVLDDLGLKRYCCRRMLISHVDTW, encoded by the coding sequence ATGATTCCAGTAAGATGTTTAAGCTGCGGAAAACCGGTATCAGCCTATTTCGATGAGTATCAGAAAAGAGTGGCTGATGGAGAGGACCCAAAGGATGTCCTTGATGACCTGGGTCTTAAGAGGTACTGCTGCAGACGAATGCTAATTTCACATGTTGATACATGGTAG
- a CDS encoding DNA-directed RNA polymerase subunit D — protein MDIALKEKTDTEMVFVVSGVTVPFINAIRRICMMEVPTLAIEYVNMYRNDARMFDEVLAHRLGLVPLKADPEFIEGLQMPEECDCEEYCSECSVSFTLKKKGPGVVYSRDLLSETPAVKPVYPDIPLVKLGDEDEVELEAVAQLGVGMEHAKWQPTAACAYKYYPRITFTEECDECLECVEACPRGVLGGESGKPEVLDVENCSMCKSCVRACDKGAIIVGYEEGKFIFRIETDGSVDPRDVLLKACDILRDKAEGVITFCEGG, from the coding sequence ATGGATATTGCTCTTAAGGAAAAAACTGATACCGAAATGGTCTTTGTGGTCAGTGGCGTAACCGTTCCATTCATAAACGCCATAAGGAGGATCTGCATGATGGAGGTCCCCACACTGGCGATCGAGTACGTTAACATGTACAGGAACGACGCCAGGATGTTTGATGAGGTACTCGCCCACAGGCTTGGACTGGTACCCCTCAAAGCTGACCCTGAATTCATTGAGGGCCTGCAAATGCCTGAGGAGTGTGACTGTGAGGAATACTGCTCCGAATGCAGTGTATCATTCACACTCAAAAAGAAGGGTCCCGGTGTCGTCTACTCCAGGGATCTTCTATCAGAGACACCTGCAGTCAAACCGGTATATCCCGATATACCCCTGGTGAAGCTGGGGGATGAGGATGAGGTTGAACTGGAGGCTGTGGCACAGCTCGGGGTGGGGATGGAGCATGCCAAGTGGCAGCCCACAGCAGCATGCGCATACAAGTACTACCCCAGGATAACATTCACAGAGGAATGCGATGAGTGCCTGGAATGTGTGGAGGCTTGTCCAAGGGGAGTTCTTGGAGGAGAATCAGGGAAACCTGAGGTACTTGACGTTGAAAACTGTTCAATGTGCAAGAGCTGTGTGAGGGCATGTGATAAAGGAGCAATAATTGTGGGATATGAGGAAGGCAAGTTCATATTCAGGATAGAGACCGACGGATCAGTTGACCCCAGGGATGTCCTTCTTAAGGCATGTGACATCCTCAGAGACAAGGCAGAAGGGGTAATAACATTTTGTGAAGGAGGCTAA